The Triticum aestivum cultivar Chinese Spring chromosome 7B, IWGSC CS RefSeq v2.1, whole genome shotgun sequence genome window below encodes:
- the LOC123157600 gene encoding uncharacterized protein, with protein sequence MALRSPSSTSRRNLGPRYSSPADSLPPTSQGGSSNGARADVARKTKEETDHLLAKLEKEGVEIDGKITSIIGDGIGRIQADAAREHMNEPKWKRIRRLLAIASAAVGFVVGVKYEMNRYQKEFAKSRRPIFGSLKTRLHPPCISHKPPLLLIGASKLVMG encoded by the exons ATGGCGCTGCGCTCTCCCTCCAGCACTTCGCGGCGGAATCTGGGACCCCGTTATTCGTCGCCGGCGGACTCTCTGCCTCCCACCTCTCAG GGTGGATCCAGCAATGGAGCCAGAGCTGATGTTGCTAGGAAGACAAAGGAGGAGACTGATCATTTGTTGGCAAAATTAGAAAAGGAGGGAGTGGAGATAGATGGCAAGATAACTAGTATTATTGGTGATGGGATAGGTAGAATCCAAGCTGATGCTGCGAG GGAGCACATGAATGAACCAAAATGGAAGAGGATTAGACGGCTGCTCGCTATTGCATCTGCTGCTGTTGGTTTCGTCGTGGGTGTGAAATATGAAATGAATAGGTACCAAAAGGAATTTGCCAAGAGTAGACGACCGATCTTTGGCAGCTTAAAAACTAGGCTGCATCCTCCCTGCATTTCCCATAAGCCGCCTCTCTTATTAATTGGGGCTTCTAAACTAGTTATGGGATAA